The stretch of DNA AAAAACGTGCGGTTGCCATGTATGTCACAGTTGATGCAGCTGCCATTAGCAGCGTACTTTCCATAGTTCTTGCCAGCTGGTAGTAAACGCCGGGCTCTTCGCCTCCCGCCGCATAGCCCAGGCCTCGCGCTGCCCCGGCGCGGCCACCATCGTGCCCACCCGCACTGTCCCCTTGCCATAGCGGCTGTTGAGACCGTCCAAGGTGCGCATCAGGGCCGCCCGCTCGGGAGAGGCTGCCAATGGCGCAAACAGACTGCCCTGCTGCTGTTGCCCGGCCCGCTCCAACCCGTCCAGCACCACCCCGGCCTTCACGTAGCGCCGGCCCGGCCGGTAGATCCGTTCCAGCCCGCGCCGCGCCCAGGCCGCCAGCACCAGCGTGTCGTCGGTAGCCACCGGCAAAGTCAGCTGAGTGGAAAACGAGTAGGGGGGAGGCGGCCCGGCGTAGCGGCTGGTTTCCACGAACACGGTGAGCAGGCGCGCGGCCAGCCCCTGCTGCCGCAGCTTTTCGCCGGCCCGCGCCACGTGCGTGGCCACGGCCCCGGCCAGGTCAGTTAGCTCACTCAGGGGCTGCCCAAACGAGCGGGTGCAGGCCAGCGACTTGCGGGCTTCATCTTCTACTACCACACTAGCGCAGGGCACCCCGCGTAGTTCCAGCAGCAGCCGGGCTCCCACCACGCCGCCCAGGTTCTTACGCGCCCAGACGTCGCTGACTCCTGCCAGCTCGGCGGCTGTGCGCACGCCGGCAGCATACAGCTTGGCAGCCGACCGGTGCCCCACGCCCCACACATCTTCCACGGCCACC from Hymenobacter taeanensis encodes:
- a CDS encoding Y-family DNA polymerase, producing the protein MFGLIDCNNFYASCERVFRPELEERPVVVLSNNDGCVIARSQEAKALGVKMGAPYFQMRELMERHGVVVCSSNYELYGDMSRRVMWYLEQVTPAVEVYSIDEAFLDLRGMTRHYDLPSWAAELRGAVRQRTGIPVCVGVAPTKTLAKVANRVAKQEMLRGQGPGVLLLDDEAQRRKVLAQVAVEDVWGVGHRSAAKLYAAGVRTAAELAGVSDVWARKNLGGVVGARLLLELRGVPCASVVVEDEARKSLACTRSFGQPLSELTDLAGAVATHVARAGEKLRQQGLAARLLTVFVETSRYAGPPPPYSFSTQLTLPVATDDTLVLAAWARRGLERIYRPGRRYVKAGVVLDGLERAGQQQQGSLFAPLAASPERAALMRTLDGLNSRYGKGTVRVGTMVAAPGQREAWAMRREAKSPAFTTSWQELWKVRC